The genomic window aaaaaaacgaatttcAAGAATACGAGCACTTGTTTCTTTTGCGATTCGACTCGCGCGTACGAAACTGAAGAAATCAAACTTTACTGAACACAATATTGTATTTTGCATATAGTACAAAAAGcacttagtataaaaatattttgtaagcaCATAAATTAAGCGGAACAGTTTTGCTGACCGTAAAATTAGTTTCTGTTGCGATATTTAACTTACaacttaagaaaaaaactaaataagatTGTCTGATCTCGTGATAGGAAAAGATTAATTTACCAGTGATTTGTAACTTTATGTTAATTAAGCTACTATGCTTTATCATCTACCACTAATTAGCTACGCTACAGTTCAATGATCGACGGTTAATAGCCATCAAAATAATCAACAGGTTAGCTTCTATTAGGTTAAATAGCAGAATTTACGGAAATAGCATTTCAAAGTCAAACTCTAAATTGtgtcatttgaatttgaaattgatTTGTATCAAACTTTCGAATCAACCATTTAGCCGTAGAATTTAATGTTACCTACTTCAAAGGTATCATGTAATTTTCATGACACTGAAACTGAGCTAATCTTCGATTTCTACAACCACCCAACGTCAGATAGCTTTTGGAAAATCTATTATATGCCGCCCACTCGAAGCTGGGCTGGTACGATGTCGTTTGATTTACAACTTCAAGGTGAAAGGGACCTGACTGGCCCAACGACTCTCTTGTCGCTAATAAATACCAATTAGACATACCCTTGATCTCTGTTAAGTTTCCGCACTATTACGATTTTATGCGATAGAAtagattatattgttttatggtCGATTGCACGGTGAAGGAGAAAGTATGAGGTAAACTTGTGAATATTTGCAAGTGGCCGCTGATTGATAAATGAAACTTTATAACTGGTGATTATTTAGAAATGAGAATGGTATTAGACTTTGATATCATAAAATACGTTATGCATAACTAAATTGCCAATACacaaaagtaatataatattaccagATAAAAAGAAGTTACACTTTCGTGAGTTACTATCGTTGAACGTAGTTGAATTATTGCATGACTcttaaatattacttacctacctattgcTTCATTTGTATGATAGCAATAAAATCAGTAAGTAATTTCTTCTTTCGGAATAAGCATGTACCATTGGGTATTCGATCATCCCatcaacatttaaattaaacataagaCTGGCGGCAATGCAGAATATCCAATAAAACGCGGCTCAACTTACAGCTTCTTGGAAAGCTGCGATTTAATGCGTTTAAATTACAATGTGTCCCAAGCCGCGAAACCACCGCCAGCCTGTCTGGCAACGCAGACCTGTTTAGAGCAGCCATTGGCCGGCGGGATCGTACCACTACGGAATACTCCGCTCGTCCACTTTGATAGAAACTTTTTCGCAGATCGACGTAAAAACTACCACTTCTAACGAGTTTCTCGGTACCATTGCCAAATTAGGTAACTGAACTGACGGGAACGTGGGTTTCAGCTCCATATCGAATTGGTTTAATGATGCGGTTCGTGGACGGTGTTGCATACGTCATTGCAATTCGGTGTTAGGCCGTCAACGGGAATTTTAACGGCCGCGCTTTGATCTGTATTCTATGAGCGATGGAGAAGCGGAAATTATAAAACCGTTTTTGTATGACGATGCCGTCGGCAGTTACTTGAACAAATTCTATTGTTCGggaatgatattttttaattgagcAGGAAGGCTACATGACAACTGACGCAGAAGAGCTTGACGTTAAGTGTGGTCAACCTTTGTGTGGACTCACAATAACCTGGGCTTGTAGGACATGACACATGACCTATTGTAATTTAGTATTCATGACCGTATTGTACCTATGTAACGAACACAGTAGCACAGTTGTCCACGAGAATTTATATATCCCATAATCAGATCCCATCATATTTATTCTTGTAATACAGTTGACGCTCTATTGTCCTAAGTAAGAATAGAGTGTGGAGGTATGCAACATCATAAACAATCTGCTAAATTTTACGACATTTTAGTCACATGgttcaaatacaaaaaaaacctgTCTGATTTCCCAAGGAGAAGGAAACATTACCAGATAAGATCACATTATATCGCTAGCGAGAAGACAATGGACGAATTAGCATCTGCGTGGAAAGTGCACGTAGCTTGCAAGTTAGTATAGATATTCTATGCAGGTACAGTTAACGCCTAGTTTAATCGCCCGTCGCCACAGCTCGTTAACAATTAGTGTGTCAATAGAAGCACTTGGTTAACGCAAATGGATAATTACAACCACTTAGCTCCCCATTAGACTAGGCGGAAACTTTTCTTGaacgtttgttttaataaaaatgcatttagtGCATCAATTGACCGGCGAAGGCTCAGTTCTTTTAAATATGTAGCACATGCACGAGATCTGGTACTAAGGAAATAAACAGATTCAAAACCAAAGCGATCTGAATTTGACCTACACATTGCCATATTTTTTCGCATGCTGTCTTGCTTTCAAATATGGATTATGGTGTCTCATTGAATTTCTTCCGCTACCTCAAATACATGAGttgtgcaataaataataatcgagTAGGTATGCATTAATAACCTCGTGTCAAGGTTTACAAGACTGGATGAAAGTGCATACcaattacagtaaaaaataagaagaatATCTGGGACATATCAATCATCCACTTGGATACTGCCCTTTATGGTATGTTTCGCAAAAATAAATCACGCTGATGACTGAATCTTTGGaagatataaatagttttttaaaacaGGCAGAAACATCGTCTAGTCTAGAATGTTTCTGGACCGTCAAATTAAAAACTGCTCACTAATCATTTCAATGAACCACTTTAGCGCACTTATTGCGATTTATCAATCAATTAAGGTAGGTACATAGGCGAATTCTGTCATCACTTGTATACTAGTTAGAGTCTGTTTAGATTGGCTCAGACATACATAATATCCTACTCCCGGTTTCGTCACGATTCGCTGCGTAACAATACGATGACAAACTGATCACAAAGTTATTGTCAACAATTTATACCTCTTTTGATGTCCTCTTGTCTATTGTCTGTGTTTATAAAaggtaattgttattatttatgccTCGATAAGTGTCTTTGATTAAACGATTAGGGACAATGACTTGacaaaaaattattgatttgacATGAATTAAACACGTATGACaaaattttttaaaacatattacgaaagaaataaatacctacgaaagactaggcagtatggtcgaaagactttagcctgccctatgggcaaaaaaaaaaaaaattaaacgatTAGGGTATTTTATGGTCTGATTAAACATCATTAGGTAATCAGATTtccttaaatttttttatttttttatgaataatgaaTGTAATTATTGCACACTTTacacttatatttttcttatatgtatCTGGGTGATCAATGGTAAGATTTTAATCAGTTACATTCTTCAAGTTCAAGAACTACTTCACTTACTTCCTCTAAGCCGGTCATAATTATGAAACTCTTTTGTTACAATCCGTTAAATCCGTTAACAGTATTCTTACTTGACAGGTATTACctactaggtatattttttcctaaacGTCTATGGAATGTGCAATTTAGATCTCGGCGTTCAGGAAATTCCGcgtaagtaggtacaaactGGTATCAATTGTAGTCTactgtgttgttatttttttgtcaacagTTTTAAGGTATTACTAATAGGTAAGACAAGTTGCATTAATGAGCAGCTAGACATTCTTTAGGTAGACCCAAAAACAACTGACAGCGCGATCTAGTTCGATAGAACATTTCATTGTTTATTATCTTCAGTTTCATGAGAACATTGTCCCAAATAAAACGGAACTTGACAAaaagttttgttcacatttttatacaaattctaTTTATGGTTCCACGTGTTCTACATGGTATTGTTAACGGTCGATTAACCCGCGGCGACGGGTTGGGTTTGCTAATCAAACTGAGATCTCATTGTGTTCTAACACTGACACTGCAGTAAGCCGCGGTTCATTGCATTTCTCTAATGGCATTGCGGTCTGCGGTGGCCGCGACATTGACAGCAGAACTCGGTTTCCGTTCAACAGATGTAGgctaataatacataatacttaaaaaaactttattcatcTTCTTCATAGAAAGCAAGGAGAAAACTGTCCACGTAAGATTCTCAGCGAATTTAGCATTTTGGATCAATTCGAACCCTGTGGACTCAATTCGAACACTAGTGACATAGGTAGGTTAAGTTTTTTTGGTCCGTATGCCATTTTTCGAAACAGTAAGCCGTGTAGAAAAGTTGTGCAATTTTTCACGCAGCTGGTTATTATGACCGATCTTAATCACATAAGCTACGGCAGGGGAAGGTTATTTAACTAATCTTCAGCATTGTTAATCTAATGTACGTACATTTTCACATGTGGTGGGCACTTTTGGAGAGGTAAAACGACAGTCTCTTGAGCTGAGGAACTAATTTTAAAGAACTAACTAGGcaaatagggttgtttccaattttcggaaatctgtttagatagcttctaaataattttaagatcaccctctctttcatttttcgtctcaaatctttttattttttatgtatttcatctttttctatttttcttacaatattGCTCAGAAAACGCTAGATCACGTGACTTTGACGTCATTATCTAATGTcattcctttacattttaaagcacatctaacgagaaaaaaactaaaacataactaatcagtttcttaattttaataatttattttaataaaatagctacaaaaactaaaatattttatacatgtaaattatttttatacatttagcacaaaaataaaatacctcaaatgttgtgagttgtgtacgcggaaaaatgaaacggtgcaaagaaacgtaaagtttgtgtatatttatattgaggttatgtttgtgtCAGCGTTCGAAACATGTTCGAAAACATTTACTTatgctttttcaaaaaactaaattaaatgaatatctaCGAGGTTTGTGTTGTGCGAGACTGTGGATATACGACCATTAGTGctccaaataaattgttcatCCACGTTCCGCTGAATAAAAATCTTGGTTATTGGCAAAGAATTGAGCGACCGTAAAAGAGTCTACTCTTGGCAGATTGGAACTATtagctttcataaatcctttctccataattctttagcagttgtatcacttaaatgcaattaacacacagaacttcacagaagcaaataaacaaaacattaattctgtctgaggttatttcgatatatctatcactgtcaaatacttgtcattgtcaaatatagaaaggatgacgtcatcggtctcttctcgtcgtttttaatggcgtgacgtcataggctctaaattaaaatttcataaatgaattaaaaaatatatggtcagttataaaattaatataatatagcttatcgtgtttctagttttatgaactttcggtgcattcatttatttttaactaaatgaatagtaggaaacaaccctattgttTACTGTTATGTCCTATTGTAAGAACAACAATTCACCATGTGCCAGCTTAACGCTGGCACGTAATTACACGTGTTGCTTTATGGcaaacattttctaaaaataaaaataaagaaaagttagCCGTCAAAACTTGCGTAAGAGATGCATCCAATGACTAACATTGCCAGTCAGCGAAATATGCTTTTAAAATTGCTGGCTGACATTTTAAACCTACAATCTGAAATGACAAATTATTAGTTCCAAATTCGAATGAGTGGCAGAACAGGATAAACAAATGACTAATCGAGGTTACAAATCGCGCTCATTACAATTACATAAACTAATATGAATTGCATAACGTACGATCACTGCAAcagttcaattaaaaacatacaaaaggaCGCCAACTTTCTAGTCGTTAGTCAGcagataaaatgtatttttaaacatagcCAAGTCCAAATTTATGAGGGTGTTAATAATGTATGAGTAATCAGAATATTACCTACTGAATTGcggtttatttttacacaatcgTTAAAGTGCATTCTCCTCATCAGCCACGCAGGTTGTGCAACAAAGTCAAGGTcaaatagaattatttaaaCCTCATATGCATGTTTTAATGTACAAACATAATAGATAATGGATGTGCATTTAACTAACAACAGTAATTGAGCTAATTATAGGCGTTAATTAATTGCAATGAAATTATCTCTGAAGAGTTCTTTGTGCTTATATGCATTTAGGTTTAGTGATTGATATAAAACTGCTAAGTCTGGTTATAGATCAAAACGCACGAATTTCAAAGGAGTTGCACAAAAAACCAAAGGTTATTTCTAGCTATAGTAGGTCGGTTATCTACCTAAAATCGTTAAGTATGTAAAACGGTAACAAGGTTAGAAAATTAAAGTACgctacaaacaattaaaaattatatgcaATGAAGATAAAGATTGTATGCAATGAATATGAAGTTTATATGCATTGAACCTATGTAGCTACTCTGCATGTAAATCTATACCGATATCCAGAGATTATTTCgagtcaattttaattaaataaatcgtatattatatttatgaagaattttctttatttccagTATTTATCATACCCCAAAGATGGGTGATGGCAATCATGGGTTTCCTGGCCGTGGCCAACGCGTACACGATGCGGGTCTGCCTCAACATTGCAATCACGCAGATGGTTCACCGGCCAGCGCATTCTGCCGGCAACGACGGATCTTGTTCGTCGCCGGATTTAGAACCAATTCCTGGTGAAGGATCTGATCCTACTGTAAGTAGTTTTATCTTAATTTCTAGTAAAAATGTAAgctgataaattaattttgaaaaaagtaagAACTCTCGGAGTTAAACAAGGACATAAGAAAATTActttgaggtattttatttcCGCGAATGATAAGATCACGCCTTTTATCTGATGTtgactttatttgtaaaataaatataaaaaaatatatttcagtttccCGCTAACAGTCGAGTTAGCTTAATAGAATTATATCGATAAACGCATCTTGTCAAAACTATGAAGACCCCCGAAGATGTTCTCCGATGACATAATATTGATAACATAATACAATCATATTAAATTAGGTAAATCGAGTAGTTAAAACCTCatttgattttattgtgttttcatCTTAGGCAATAcgttgttaattaatttgtgaCAATTGTGTCCAATTGGGGTGGTCTACGATAGATTCGAAGGTTAATGGTTCCATCAGATTCTGGAATGTCATTTTATTCATCAATCTATACTATGAAAATATTAAggaaaattcaacaaaaaaatccaGGCTTTGATACCGTTTATGTTAGAAAGCAATTTGTGtgtgtttcaaataaaattattcatactATGCGGCAAAATGACCGTGAAGATAGTTGATTTATAATGTTTTCGTTCTCTAATTATgcatacttacctaattattacGCAATTGGTTATGTTTTAATTGTTCGGTAACGGCGTTTTTCTACactggtttatttattaaaaaatatgccaCTGGAGGCTTCAGCAGGATGCCAAATTTAAAGTCTGCAAGACCTGGTTATCAAACAAGAATGTATTCCAAAAATTAAAAGATCCAATTTTTTCAGGAGCTAACCGGCTTCAACTGGGACGAAGCTACACAAGGCATGATCCTCAGTGCGTTCTACTACGGGTACATTGTCACGCACTTACCTGGTGGGATGATAGCAGAGAGGTTCGGAGGAAAGTACTCCTTGGGCTTCGGAGTACTGAGTACAGCTGTGTTCACCCTGCTGACTCCGTGGACCGTCAGCGCTGGTGGGGCGACGGGGCTTATTATCTTGAGGGTACTGGAAGGACTTGGAGAGGTAAAGACCTATATTTGTTTACGTAGTTTTATCACCTCGCtgagtaagattttttattgtgCACAGAAGAAGCTTTCTATGTTCATATTTTCCAAACTATTAATATccttgaaattatattttgaatgctGTTTTAAACCCACAACGAACTTTTGCACAGTGTTACTTCTGGCAATACAATTCAATAAATGAAACAGAGCCTTCCTATAAATAGAAGGATACCTATTCAATTATTCCTACAACCATTCATAATATCCAAATGTTTCAGGGTTTCACGTTTCCCGCGTTAAACGCAATGCTGGCTCGATGGGCACCCATATCAGAAAGAGGAAGAATGGGTTCTCTAGTCTTTGGCGGAGCTCAGATCGGCAACATTGCTGGAACTTATCTATCAGGACTTGTTATCAAGGAGACTGGTGAATGGCAATCCGTCTTCTACCTCTTTGGTGCCATTGGAATCCTTTGGTTCATTCTTTGGGTGAGTTTTTTGAACTTTGGAACATTTATTGAGAGAACAATGCAAGTccgacttttattttttattttaccgtaATTGTAACCAGACAGTACCTACCTCCTTGTATTAAAAAGAACGTAAATTAATTCATGTTGCTATATTTAGCATTTTAATGAATATCGCTTTATTGTATAAAAACTACTTGCCTACTGTATCAGTTCAGTATATCTTTTGTAAAGTGGTTccttattgattgattgaatttaaaataatttattattttgcctAGGTTGTGTTAGTCTTTATTtgaaatcgataaaaaaaaaacaataacattaggTAGCACAAGAGATTGAAATCTCACGTctcaaaaaaacaatgtttagtTATCGgaagtacctacgtacctacttacataaatataataagaattaattttgtgtgtaaatTATTTAACCATCAATTTAATGTTTTAGGCGTTGCTGTGCTACAATGACCCCGATTCGCATCCGTTTATATCGGACAAGGAGAAGAAGTATTTGGAAGAGGCTCTGGGCAGTCACCGAAGCAGCCTACCTTCCGCGATTCCTTGGAAGGCCATCTTCATGTCAGTCCCTCTATGGGCCCTGGTCTGCGCTCAGGTACGCTATACTCATACCTATTTCCCTGCAATAGTAGTAAGTATAATAACGTATTGTATGT from Helicoverpa armigera isolate CAAS_96S chromosome 2, ASM3070526v1, whole genome shotgun sequence includes these protein-coding regions:
- the LOC135116537 gene encoding putative inorganic phosphate cotransporter isoform X2, which produces MLTGWQLILSKLFIIPQRWVMAIMGFLAVANAYTMRVCLNIAITQMVHRPAHSAGNDGSCSSPDLEPIPGEGSDPTELTGFNWDEATQGMILSAFYYGYIVTHLPGGMIAERFGGKYSLGFGVLSTAVFTLLTPWTVSAGGATGLIILRVLEGLGEGFTFPALNAMLARWAPISERGRMGSLVFGGAQIGNIAGTYLSGLVIKETGEWQSVFYLFGAIGILWFILWALLCYNDPDSHPFISDKEKKYLEEALGSHRSSLPSAIPWKAIFMSVPLWALVCAQIGHDYGYFTMVTDLPKYMTGVLKFDIHRTGTLAALPYAVMWLSSIAFGWICDKIVKRNWLTVTNARKTFTTIASIGPGICMILASYSGCNTDAVVILFTASMGLMGAFYPGMKVNALDLSGKYAATIMAIVNGIGAITGIIAPYLVGLLTPDSTLVQWRLVFWIALAVFVLTNLVFVAWASGDEQWWNTTTQDPRKQREAEAGTIQTINAEIKL
- the LOC135116537 gene encoding putative inorganic phosphate cotransporter isoform X1, with the translated sequence MLDTHLFSKLVTRCSLNPVSLSKQGESASEWTPLLKKSSNVPLSIRVFIIPQRWVMAIMGFLAVANAYTMRVCLNIAITQMVHRPAHSAGNDGSCSSPDLEPIPGEGSDPTELTGFNWDEATQGMILSAFYYGYIVTHLPGGMIAERFGGKYSLGFGVLSTAVFTLLTPWTVSAGGATGLIILRVLEGLGEGFTFPALNAMLARWAPISERGRMGSLVFGGAQIGNIAGTYLSGLVIKETGEWQSVFYLFGAIGILWFILWALLCYNDPDSHPFISDKEKKYLEEALGSHRSSLPSAIPWKAIFMSVPLWALVCAQIGHDYGYFTMVTDLPKYMTGVLKFDIHRTGTLAALPYAVMWLSSIAFGWICDKIVKRNWLTVTNARKTFTTIASIGPGICMILASYSGCNTDAVVILFTASMGLMGAFYPGMKVNALDLSGKYAATIMAIVNGIGAITGIIAPYLVGLLTPDSTLVQWRLVFWIALAVFVLTNLVFVAWASGDEQWWNTTTQDPRKQREAEAGTIQTINAEIKL